A single region of the Pseudomonas sp. GGS8 genome encodes:
- a CDS encoding LysR family transcriptional regulator, translating to MRPFDLELLRAFAVAMESGSLSEAAPKLCRSQSALSEQLRKLEAFTGVTLLERGKKGVRPTPAGERLLVHTRDMLALSDRALESVRGVTFVGELRLAITDYFLPSSIADLLKKLRVRYPHLRLHVSVRKSMQIESGADSGEFDIGLSMRILDGRSLPEGLPVRREALRWVSVEGFEAELEENTPLPLLVLPQGCSLQRLARETLEAHEVPYVVAHSASGVAGLQSALLAGLGVACLNASAVPMGAEVCRSAQHLPVLPDVEFSLLPPRPGESHLVGAVREMLASQFS from the coding sequence ATGCGCCCCTTTGACCTAGAACTTTTGCGAGCCTTCGCGGTTGCGATGGAGTCAGGCAGCCTCTCGGAGGCCGCGCCTAAGTTGTGTCGGTCGCAATCGGCGTTAAGCGAGCAATTGCGCAAGCTCGAGGCCTTCACCGGGGTTACGTTGCTGGAGCGGGGTAAAAAAGGCGTAAGGCCGACACCGGCTGGCGAACGTTTATTGGTACATACACGAGACATGCTTGCCTTGAGTGATCGTGCCCTTGAAAGCGTGCGTGGTGTGACTTTTGTCGGCGAGTTGCGGCTCGCCATCACCGATTACTTTCTGCCCAGCTCGATCGCCGACCTACTGAAGAAACTGCGAGTACGCTATCCGCACCTTCGCCTGCATGTGTCGGTACGCAAGAGCATGCAAATCGAGAGCGGGGCGGATTCGGGTGAATTCGATATCGGCCTTTCAATGCGAATTCTCGACGGGCGCAGCCTTCCTGAGGGCTTGCCGGTTCGACGAGAGGCGTTGCGTTGGGTGTCGGTCGAGGGGTTCGAGGCTGAGCTAGAGGAAAATACTCCGTTGCCACTTTTGGTTCTGCCGCAGGGATGCAGTCTACAGCGCCTTGCCAGAGAGACCTTGGAGGCCCATGAGGTGCCTTATGTGGTTGCGCATTCGGCGTCCGGAGTCGCGGGGCTGCAATCAGCGTTATTGGCAGGGTTGGGTGTCGCTTGTCTGAATGCATCCGCTGTACCGATGGGGGCGGAGGTCTGCCGGTCGGCGCAACATTTACCGGTATTGCCGGATGTTGAGTTCAGTCTGTTGCCCCCTCGTCCTGGCGAGTCTCACTTGGTCGGTGCCGTACGGGAAATGCTTGCGAGCCAGTTTAGTTAA
- a CDS encoding 4-oxalocrotonate tautomerase has product MPGITLKISGQPDLALVQGIVSQLTALTCDVLEKRPEQTLVIVHFVPHEQWFINSCSLAELGYNSFRLEVTITDETNTKAQKARFQHEAYALLAGEIGNLHPHSNIHVIDCRASAYGYGGLSQEYKHHHP; this is encoded by the coding sequence ATGCCCGGCATCACACTCAAAATCTCTGGCCAACCTGACCTTGCACTAGTCCAGGGGATCGTCTCCCAGCTCACCGCGCTAACCTGTGATGTGCTGGAGAAACGCCCGGAGCAGACACTTGTGATCGTGCATTTCGTGCCTCATGAGCAGTGGTTCATCAACAGTTGCTCGCTGGCCGAACTTGGATACAACTCATTCCGCCTGGAGGTCACTATCACGGATGAGACGAACACCAAAGCGCAGAAAGCGCGCTTTCAACATGAGGCTTACGCGCTATTGGCCGGGGAAATCGGCAACCTGCACCCACACTCCAATATCCATGTCATCGATTGCAGGGCCAGTGCGTATGGATATGGCGGCCTGAGCCAAGAATATAAGCATCACCACCCCTGA
- a CDS encoding PLP-dependent aminotransferase family protein, producing the protein MLTIKDASFAYQAVYRYLVELIETANSEREQKLPSLRQLARRLNVSVSTTKYAYSLLEDEGRIYAKPKFGYFTKAMPAPLLNEGSPNLLDNVFSNARQPGMLALSSDAPAMLLSLENPLLMMERELARQYPRSHAPLYQPFGEPELRGALADRYTRSTHSYWQAEHVFIGSDLRSVLELSLSALNLGGTVALVESPCSWAILRQLQAAKIRVIEVPLGEDGRFDLSTLSELLRREPIRLAVLSSTVNIPQGKLMPAQDKQQICRWLAERDVWLFENDSYGEFYFSPKPARYRDFADPEKLLVFSTFDKIIGSEAPYGYVLCRRHGPQLHRLFLERAFRLSPIRQKAIAKLFSSKRIDQHLMVLRAMLLDRMKRMEALLEAHGDGQLRVVAPQGGATFWLEARHSVDMRRVFERLLAQRIVIAPGEIFSQQGAWRHHVRLSYTLDWSKDIPQALKKLAQAISEES; encoded by the coding sequence CTGCTTACAATCAAAGACGCCTCTTTCGCCTATCAGGCGGTGTACCGCTATCTGGTCGAGCTGATCGAAACCGCCAATTCGGAACGTGAACAGAAATTGCCGTCCTTGCGGCAACTGGCCCGGCGCCTGAATGTGTCGGTGTCGACGACCAAGTACGCCTATTCGCTTCTCGAAGACGAGGGACGGATCTATGCCAAACCCAAGTTCGGTTATTTCACCAAGGCGATGCCGGCCCCCTTATTGAACGAGGGCTCGCCCAATCTGCTGGACAACGTATTCTCCAACGCGCGCCAGCCGGGGATGCTGGCCCTTAGCAGTGACGCGCCGGCGATGTTGTTGTCGCTGGAAAACCCGTTGTTGATGATGGAGCGCGAATTGGCCCGGCAATACCCGCGTTCCCATGCGCCACTCTATCAGCCGTTCGGCGAGCCTGAGTTACGCGGCGCCCTGGCCGACCGCTACACCCGTTCCACCCACAGCTACTGGCAGGCCGAGCACGTGTTTATCGGCTCGGACCTGCGCAGTGTGCTGGAGTTGTCCCTCAGTGCCTTGAATCTGGGTGGCACTGTGGCGCTGGTGGAGTCGCCTTGCTCATGGGCGATCCTGCGTCAGTTGCAGGCAGCCAAGATTCGCGTGATCGAAGTCCCGCTCGGCGAGGATGGACGCTTCGATCTGTCCACGCTCAGTGAGTTGCTCAGGCGTGAGCCCATCCGGCTGGCGGTGCTGTCGTCGACCGTGAATATTCCCCAAGGCAAGCTGATGCCGGCGCAGGATAAACAGCAAATCTGTCGCTGGCTGGCGGAGCGGGATGTCTGGCTGTTCGAAAACGACAGCTACGGCGAGTTCTATTTCTCTCCCAAACCCGCGCGCTATCGCGATTTTGCCGATCCGGAAAAGCTGCTGGTGTTCTCAACCTTCGACAAGATCATCGGCTCGGAAGCGCCCTATGGTTATGTACTGTGTCGCCGACACGGGCCTCAGTTGCATCGGCTATTTCTGGAACGGGCATTTCGTCTGTCGCCGATCCGTCAGAAAGCGATCGCCAAACTCTTCAGCTCCAAGCGCATCGACCAGCATCTAATGGTGCTGCGGGCCATGCTGCTGGACCGGATGAAACGGATGGAGGCCTTGCTGGAGGCGCACGGCGATGGCCAGCTACGGGTTGTCGCCCCGCAAGGCGGAGCGACCTTCTGGCTCGAGGCCAGGCACTCGGTGGACATGCGGCGGGTGTTCGAGCGCTTGCTGGCCCAGCGCATCGTTATCGCCCCCGGGGAAATATTCAGCCAGCAGGGGGCCTGGCGGCATCACGTGCGCCTGAGCTACACCCTCGACTGGAGCAAGGATATTCCCCAGGCCCTGAAGAAACTGGCCCAGGCTATCAGCGAAGAGTCATAG
- the panB gene encoding 3-methyl-2-oxobutanoate hydroxymethyltransferase: MSAHTRTKRLTVPQLVAMKGQQKIVSLTAYSSSIARLIDPIVDFILVGDSTAMVGYGRASTLSMQLEEIIGHTRAVVDSTRLSCVIADMPFGSYQESNEQAFRNCAQVLARTGCDAVKLEANKALAGTVEFLVARGIPVMAHVGLMPQFVNVMGGFKAQGLTAEAGAMIAEDARANLEAGAFSLLLEGVAEGVARQITLDSKMPTIGIGASPACDGQVLVTEDVLGLGGEQVPRFVKQYADVGAVIRGACERFAEEVRDGRFPESRHCYGL, translated from the coding sequence ATGAGCGCTCATACCCGTACTAAACGATTGACGGTTCCGCAACTGGTCGCGATGAAGGGCCAACAGAAAATCGTATCCCTGACGGCGTACTCCAGCTCTATTGCCAGGTTGATAGACCCAATCGTCGATTTCATTCTGGTCGGTGACTCTACTGCTATGGTCGGCTACGGTCGGGCCTCGACGCTGAGTATGCAGCTCGAAGAAATCATCGGACACACCCGGGCCGTGGTCGACAGCACGCGCCTGTCTTGCGTCATCGCCGACATGCCTTTCGGCAGCTATCAGGAATCTAACGAACAGGCCTTTCGCAATTGCGCGCAGGTCCTGGCGCGCACCGGTTGCGATGCCGTCAAACTGGAAGCCAACAAGGCCCTGGCGGGTACCGTCGAGTTTCTGGTGGCACGCGGCATTCCGGTCATGGCCCACGTCGGGCTGATGCCGCAGTTCGTCAATGTCATGGGAGGGTTCAAGGCCCAGGGCCTGACCGCCGAAGCCGGTGCGATGATTGCCGAGGACGCTCGGGCCAACCTCGAAGCCGGGGCCTTCAGTCTGCTGCTCGAGGGGGTGGCTGAAGGCGTGGCCCGGCAAATTACCCTGGATTCGAAAATGCCCACCATCGGCATTGGCGCCTCACCGGCCTGCGACGGCCAGGTGCTGGTGACCGAGGACGTGCTGGGTCTGGGCGGTGAACAGGTGCCGCGCTTCGTCAAGCAGTACGCTGATGTCGGCGCGGTGATTCGCGGCGCTTGTGAGCGTTTTGCCGAAGAGGTGCGCGATGGCCGCTTCCCTGAATCGCGGCATTGCTATGGGCTCTAG
- a CDS encoding ATP-grasp domain-containing protein → MTNPCTDYTLAPLILVDAYSTGALLAQALAEHRPLLHVRSRNDMPPAFAASCPQTLFRAHYGVHEEGLEPLLEKLAAQAPAAVLTGSEFGVELADLLAARLGLPGNDPEYSAARRDKSLMAEQVAAAGLPVAAQLRTASSAEALAWFQARGESTVVVKPLDSAGSDNVFICHDAGQLHAAIDCILGATNLMMRSNRALLLQEYLEGDEYVINSVSHQGEHWITDVWKCTKTLSVDGRKIYDREDLLPADAPELDGLIDYVEGVLDALAITHGPAHTEVILTACGPRLLETGARLSGLANPPALQAATGNDQVALTCTSYLEPARLASFPKRYRLQQHARGLNLIARHSGVFAQLDVRKRLEALPSFYNARFRFTDGRPKTPTIDLNSSPGAVFLVHPSADRIRQDHETWREWEKDWL, encoded by the coding sequence ATGACCAACCCTTGCACTGACTACACTTTGGCGCCGCTGATTCTGGTCGACGCCTATTCCACCGGCGCTCTGCTGGCCCAGGCTTTGGCGGAGCATCGCCCACTGCTGCATGTGCGTTCACGCAACGACATGCCACCGGCCTTTGCCGCGAGTTGCCCGCAGACCCTGTTCCGCGCGCACTACGGCGTGCATGAGGAAGGCCTTGAACCGTTGCTGGAAAAGCTCGCGGCCCAGGCGCCAGCAGCGGTGTTGACCGGCAGCGAATTCGGTGTCGAATTGGCGGATTTGCTGGCCGCCCGTCTCGGCCTGCCCGGTAATGATCCCGAATACTCTGCCGCCCGTCGTGACAAATCGCTGATGGCCGAACAGGTCGCTGCTGCCGGATTACCGGTGGCTGCGCAACTGCGCACCGCCTCCAGCGCAGAGGCTTTGGCCTGGTTCCAGGCTCGTGGCGAATCGACGGTGGTGGTCAAGCCACTGGACAGTGCGGGCTCCGATAATGTGTTCATCTGCCACGATGCCGGGCAACTGCACGCGGCCATCGACTGCATTCTCGGCGCTACTAACCTGATGATGCGCAGCAACCGGGCGCTGTTGTTGCAGGAATACCTGGAAGGCGACGAGTACGTTATCAACAGTGTCAGCCATCAGGGTGAGCACTGGATCACTGATGTCTGGAAATGCACCAAGACGCTGAGCGTCGACGGTCGCAAGATCTATGACCGTGAAGACCTGCTGCCCGCCGATGCGCCGGAGCTTGATGGGCTGATCGATTACGTCGAAGGCGTGCTCGATGCCTTGGCCATCACCCACGGTCCGGCCCATACCGAAGTGATCCTCACGGCTTGCGGCCCGCGCCTGCTGGAAACCGGTGCCCGTCTTTCCGGGCTGGCCAACCCACCGGCGCTGCAAGCGGCTACCGGCAACGACCAGGTCGCGCTGACTTGCACCAGCTATCTGGAGCCGGCCCGACTGGCATCGTTTCCCAAGCGCTATCGCTTGCAGCAGCACGCCCGCGGACTAAACCTGATCGCCCGCCATAGCGGCGTCTTCGCCCAACTCGATGTACGCAAGCGCCTGGAGGCTCTGCCGAGCTTTTATAACGCGCGCTTTCGTTTCACCGACGGTCGCCCAAAAACGCCGACCATCGACCTCAACAGCTCGCCGGGTGCCGTATTTCTGGTGCACCCGAGCGCCGACAGAATCCGCCAGGACCATGAAACCTGGCGTGAATGGGAGAAAGACTGGTTGTAG
- a CDS encoding methylaspartate mutase — MDMTGGHFQRFIEQARERRELVVQPRMGFGGLAPMRAGLAAVAGLPCATIGTITLDSYTRVGDYQSALQCLNSDSPLNGFPIISHPLEAVRGMLDGLYGPSFPIQVRHGTAQPQNVFKRLAALGLDATEGGPVSYCMPYSRLPLARAIEAWAQSCQLLADATAHGHIESFGGCLLGQLCPPSMLIAMTLLEALFFRQQGIRSVSLSYAQGTSMAQDFGALQALRELAADYLDGVHWHVVVYSYMGVFPTTGHGARRLIYDSARLTQAAGCERLIVKTVAESRQIPSVADNLEALAMAAEAAAGDALEIDPVSEGYRQEVLFEARQLVESTLDLHTDIGVALLQAFARGRLDIPYCLHPDNPGCATTRIDDHGALRWGNVGGLPLPQSCGLSSIGPGITSSELFQMLHYTVNRYDQPLH, encoded by the coding sequence ATGGACATGACAGGAGGTCATTTCCAGCGTTTCATCGAGCAGGCTCGGGAACGGCGCGAACTGGTGGTGCAACCGCGCATGGGCTTCGGCGGATTGGCGCCGATGCGCGCCGGGTTGGCCGCGGTGGCCGGGTTACCCTGCGCCACCATCGGAACCATCACCCTGGACAGCTACACCCGGGTCGGTGACTACCAGAGCGCGCTGCAGTGCCTGAACAGCGACAGCCCGCTGAACGGTTTCCCGATCATCAGCCATCCGCTGGAAGCGGTGCGTGGCATGCTCGATGGGCTCTACGGCCCGTCGTTCCCGATCCAGGTCCGCCATGGCACCGCCCAACCGCAGAATGTTTTCAAGCGATTGGCGGCCCTCGGGCTCGACGCCACCGAAGGCGGCCCGGTGTCCTACTGCATGCCTTACAGCCGTTTGCCTCTGGCGCGGGCAATCGAGGCTTGGGCGCAAAGTTGTCAGTTGCTGGCCGATGCCACTGCGCATGGTCATATAGAGAGCTTCGGCGGTTGTTTGCTGGGTCAGCTGTGCCCGCCGTCAATGCTGATCGCGATGACCTTGCTTGAGGCTTTGTTCTTTCGCCAGCAAGGCATTCGCAGCGTCTCGTTAAGCTACGCCCAGGGCACGTCCATGGCCCAGGATTTCGGAGCTTTGCAGGCCCTGCGCGAACTGGCCGCCGACTATCTGGACGGCGTCCATTGGCATGTCGTGGTGTATTCCTACATGGGGGTCTTTCCCACCACCGGTCATGGTGCTCGCCGCCTGATCTATGACAGTGCGCGCCTGACCCAGGCTGCCGGCTGCGAGCGATTGATCGTCAAGACCGTTGCCGAATCCCGGCAGATTCCATCGGTTGCGGACAACCTCGAAGCCCTGGCGATGGCGGCCGAAGCCGCCGCGGGCGACGCACTGGAGATCGATCCGGTCAGTGAAGGCTATCGCCAGGAAGTGTTGTTCGAGGCGCGGCAACTGGTGGAAAGCACGCTGGACCTGCACACCGATATTGGCGTCGCGTTACTCCAGGCTTTCGCCCGTGGGCGGCTCGACATTCCCTACTGCCTGCACCCCGATAACCCTGGCTGCGCCACGACCCGCATTGACGACCACGGTGCCTTGCGTTGGGGCAATGTCGGTGGCCTGCCGCTGCCCCAGAGTTGCGGTCTTTCTTCGATCGGACCGGGTATTACCTCGTCCGAATTGTTCCAGATGTTGCATTACACGGTGAACCGTTATGACCAACCCTTGCACTGA
- a CDS encoding acetyl-CoA carboxylase biotin carboxylase subunit family protein: protein MHIVIVNRWPRFQDSSRWDNELTRYEEFFDHQRHRISYVVDGLGAEGVLAPREHIAHLVQVDDVNQYPQLLAGVQEIIDRVGPVDQLIALSEFTLEIAAWVRQTLNIPGHGLEQVAVYRDKARMKEVLREHGLAVPPFIRCSDVEQALEFADAVGYPVIVKPVDGAASIGVAKVEDAQALRVILSEVDLRRYEVEAFIQGQTYHIDGFTDDSAGVPFQVVSRYINSCLDFTNAKPLGSVILQSSELRTRIEVFSESCLRALDLRNSAFHLEIFVEADESLVFLEVGARVGGSEVPHLINKVFGVNLYEHWLKGLAGERVPLPTIQADPSGGWLVVPKPAQLPCRVIEAQTLRPHLNSLWRELLPRPGQILEAGGSYDALHSGRFIFTDASEMDIESDIHHAIKNFHFQAEPI from the coding sequence ATGCATATCGTTATCGTCAATCGCTGGCCGCGTTTCCAGGACTCAAGTCGCTGGGACAATGAACTGACCCGCTACGAAGAGTTCTTCGATCATCAGCGACATCGGATCAGCTATGTGGTCGACGGCCTTGGCGCCGAGGGCGTACTGGCCCCCCGGGAGCACATCGCCCATCTGGTACAGGTCGATGACGTCAATCAGTACCCTCAGTTGTTGGCAGGCGTTCAGGAAATCATCGATCGCGTCGGTCCCGTGGACCAATTGATCGCGCTGTCGGAGTTCACTCTGGAGATCGCGGCGTGGGTACGACAGACCCTGAACATTCCTGGTCACGGCCTGGAGCAGGTGGCGGTTTACCGCGACAAGGCACGAATGAAAGAAGTCCTCCGGGAACACGGCCTGGCGGTGCCACCGTTCATTCGCTGCAGTGACGTGGAACAGGCGCTGGAGTTCGCCGATGCCGTCGGCTATCCGGTGATCGTCAAACCGGTGGATGGCGCCGCCAGCATCGGCGTCGCCAAGGTCGAGGACGCCCAGGCCCTGCGCGTGATACTCAGCGAAGTGGACCTGAGGCGCTATGAGGTCGAGGCCTTCATCCAGGGCCAGACTTATCACATCGACGGTTTCACCGATGACAGCGCCGGGGTGCCTTTCCAGGTGGTGTCGCGCTACATCAACAGCTGCCTGGATTTCACCAACGCCAAACCGCTGGGTTCAGTGATCCTCCAGTCTTCGGAGTTGCGCACCCGGATCGAAGTCTTCAGCGAGTCCTGCCTGCGGGCATTGGACCTGCGCAACAGCGCCTTTCACCTGGAGATATTCGTCGAGGCGGATGAATCGCTTGTGTTCCTTGAAGTGGGAGCCCGGGTGGGCGGCAGCGAAGTGCCACATCTGATCAACAAAGTCTTCGGTGTGAACCTCTATGAGCATTGGCTCAAAGGCCTGGCCGGTGAGCGCGTGCCCTTGCCGACGATCCAGGCGGATCCCAGCGGTGGCTGGCTGGTCGTCCCCAAACCGGCACAACTGCCATGCCGGGTAATCGAGGCGCAAACGCTGCGCCCGCACCTGAACTCGCTCTGGCGAGAACTGCTGCCCCGGCCCGGACAGATACTTGAAGCCGGCGGCAGCTACGACGCCCTGCACAGCGGTCGCTTCATTTTCACCGACGCGAGCGAAATGGATATCGAGAGCGACATCCACCACGCGATCAAGAACTTTCACTTCCAGGCCGAACCGATATGA
- a CDS encoding cobalamin B12-binding domain-containing protein, which translates to MKGSQDCLIATVESDSHMWNLVYLQLWLAEHGFNVKNLGSCTPVEVVLATLELRRTQLLVVSSVNGHGHFQGLELIRQVRQHHPDLHCVIGGKLTTSEDQTRAVRQELLAAGFNEVFIGPDAIEDFENYLNTLERSKPALVLGTGTAPCWT; encoded by the coding sequence ATGAAAGGATCGCAAGACTGCCTGATTGCAACCGTCGAATCGGATTCGCACATGTGGAATCTGGTTTATCTGCAGCTGTGGTTGGCGGAGCACGGTTTCAACGTCAAGAACCTCGGCAGTTGCACCCCGGTGGAGGTGGTTCTCGCCACCCTTGAGCTGCGGCGCACGCAATTGTTGGTGGTCAGCAGCGTCAACGGGCATGGACATTTCCAGGGGCTGGAGCTGATTCGTCAGGTGCGTCAACACCACCCGGATCTGCATTGTGTCATCGGTGGCAAGTTGACCACCTCGGAAGACCAGACGCGGGCGGTTCGCCAGGAGCTGCTGGCCGCCGGTTTCAACGAGGTGTTCATCGGTCCCGACGCCATCGAGGACTTCGAAAACTACCTGAACACCCTTGAGCGCTCGAAACCTGCACTCGTCCTGGGTACCGGCACGGCGCCGTGCTGGACCTGA